A portion of the Juglans microcarpa x Juglans regia isolate MS1-56 chromosome 1D, Jm3101_v1.0, whole genome shotgun sequence genome contains these proteins:
- the LOC121261510 gene encoding uncharacterized protein LOC121261510 isoform X2 produces MVARFHELANFEPAEVGMLARCFCIPLVSLRVGKISRQGNQLCPTGTRGNLNLTVLPTSDLRLSFTGDNSLTERLFTISKSQCASVEVDEIPADNSGRSFHIKIPDGQVFFFWCSEKSKLLGAELLAKMRDLLMRKPSIAELTGICESRLSCFATHLRAYLVATVGSSRASSPGSPIPSLGTTTELFDTSQNGLSSSMSTKSLRSRHSGSQAAKAISFHQGSLSPRSSSFKEGLPRNLSSLRSAAREKLRRRGDSHVPAVDNLTITSSTAFEASSSNNSASDKLPATTRNMPYSPLSFLESLGKLAAVPALSPTTQISCVGSPLFSPYYCWCPPGLPTLQFSAAPQQLPVSSNESLTFPSLSSLLPGTMPSSLLTSTPPLGLDEASTVNFPALRSDQLVRLPIQTSQQIPTFTPLMCDPIVHIPVIDICSSGQGYLVSAGPAISNVIPPLHPKLVNPLIPGTDTMVEKGARETLRLLISGSSQMTKPPLMEVLPAVLTKADQNQGILLAGSRGLYCGTTDVGVIAKGIAAISLASLSGRSGGGSYENTDIQQAGSSGLGGSFPDDEGTTSCSDCREETD; encoded by the exons ATGGTTGCACGGTTTCACGAATTGGCC AATTTCGAGCCAGCAGAGGTTGGTATGCTAGCGAGGTGCTTCTGTATACCTCTAGTTTCTCTTCGTGTGGGAAAGATCAGCAGGCAAGGAAATCAGTTGTGCCCAACTGGTACAAG GGGAAATCTGAATCTTACAGTTTTGCCTACATCTGATCTGCGTCTCTCATTCACTGGAGACAACAGTCTGACCGAGAGACTATTTACCATCAGTAAATCCCAGTGCGCTTCTGTAGAAGTGGACGAGATCCCAGCAGATAATTCTGGCCGATCATTCCATATCAAGATCCCAGATGGCCAGGTTTTCTTCTTTTGGTGCTCTGAGAAATCGAAGCTTTTGGGAGCTGAATTGCTTGCAAAG ATGAGGGATTTACTCATGAGGAAGCCTTCTATTGCTGAATTAACGGGAATTTGTGAGTCCCGCCTCAGCTGCTTTGCAACTCATCTTCGTGCCTATCTGGTGGCAACAGTGGGTAGTTCACGAGCAAGTTCTCCAGGATCTCCCATTCCTTCCTTGGGCACCACCACTGAACTGTTTGATACATCTCAGAATGGACTGTCCTCATCAATGTCGACAAAATCTTTGCGATCTCGGCACTCTGGAAGTCAAGCAGCAAAAGCAATTTCTTTTCATCAGGGTAGCCTGAGTCCAAGATCCAGTTCCTTTAAAGAGGGCCTGCCAAGAAACTTGTCTTCACTAAGGAGTGCTGCTAGGGAAAAGTTGCGACGGCGAGGGGACAGTCATGTTCCTGCAGTTGACAATCTGACCATTACTTCATCAACTGCATTTGAAGCATCCTCATCAAATAATTCTGCGAGTGACAAGCTCCCAGCAACCACCAGGAATATGCCGTACTCCCCATTGAGTTTTCTAGAGTCACTTGGGAAATTAGCGGCCGTACCAGCTCTTAGCCCCACAACTCAAATCTCTTGTGTTGGCTCGCCTCTCTTCTCCCCTTACTATTGTTGGTGCCCTCCCGGTTTGCCAACTCTGCAATTCTCAGCCGCACCTCAACAACTTCCTGTATCATCAAATGAATCACTGACATTTCCCTCACTTTCTTCCTTATTACCTGGTACGATGCCATCCAGTTTGTTGACTTCCACACCACCTTTGGGTCTTGACGAAGCTTCCACAGTGAATTTCCCAGCATTGCGGTCAGACCAATTGGTCCGGTTGCCAATTCAAACTTCTCAGCAGATTCCAACTTTCACACCTTTAATGTGTGACCCAATTGTTCACATTCCAGTTATTGATATTTGCTCTTCTGGTCAAGGCTACCTAGTTAGTGCCGGTCCTGCTATTTCAAATGTCATTCCTCCATTGCACCCAAAACTTGTGAACCCATTGATTCCTGGAACTGACACCATGGTAGAAAAGGGTGCGAGAGAGACTCTGCGTCTGCTTATTAGTGGATCATCCCAGATGACAAAACCACCGTTGATGGAGGTATTGCCTGCTGTTCTAACAAAAGCAGATCAGAATCAAGGCATACTACTTGCTGGTAGCCGAGGTCTATACTGTGGAACCACAGATGTCGGCGTCATTGCAAAGGGCATCGCTGCCATTAGTTTGGCTTCACTGTCTGGGAGATCTGGTGGTGGCAGCTATGAGAATACGGATATACAACAGGCGGGATCGAGTGGCTTGGGTGGATCTTTTCCAGATGACGAGGGAACCACTTCATGTTCAGATTGTAGGGAAGAAACTGATTGA
- the LOC121261510 gene encoding uncharacterized protein LOC121261510 isoform X1, protein MSNSTNQDSTSNDKIEDLDRSNRYDGENFDDSSSVDALSSCGVGSVASSSGSRESGRSTSEIGLTERLTDVLVDGGDGDLLLQQNDREDRALRWLQALDMQVMGACRADERLKPLLKTNASNGVAEDRLLAHLSQNFEPAEVGMLARCFCIPLVSLRVGKISRQGNQLCPTGTRGNLNLTVLPTSDLRLSFTGDNSLTERLFTISKSQCASVEVDEIPADNSGRSFHIKIPDGQVFFFWCSEKSKLLGAELLAKMRDLLMRKPSIAELTGICESRLSCFATHLRAYLVATVGSSRASSPGSPIPSLGTTTELFDTSQNGLSSSMSTKSLRSRHSGSQAAKAISFHQGSLSPRSSSFKEGLPRNLSSLRSAAREKLRRRGDSHVPAVDNLTITSSTAFEASSSNNSASDKLPATTRNMPYSPLSFLESLGKLAAVPALSPTTQISCVGSPLFSPYYCWCPPGLPTLQFSAAPQQLPVSSNESLTFPSLSSLLPGTMPSSLLTSTPPLGLDEASTVNFPALRSDQLVRLPIQTSQQIPTFTPLMCDPIVHIPVIDICSSGQGYLVSAGPAISNVIPPLHPKLVNPLIPGTDTMVEKGARETLRLLISGSSQMTKPPLMEVLPAVLTKADQNQGILLAGSRGLYCGTTDVGVIAKGIAAISLASLSGRSGGGSYENTDIQQAGSSGLGGSFPDDEGTTSCSDCREETD, encoded by the exons ATGTCGAACTCTACAAACCAAGATTCAACTAGTAACGATAAGATCGAGGATCTTGATCGCTCGAACCGATACGATGGCGAGAACTTTGACGATTCGTCGTCGGTGGATGCGCTTTCTTCCTGTGGCGTCGGATCCGTTGCGAGTTCGAGTGGCTCGCGAGAGAGCGGTCGGTCGACAAGCGAGATTGGGCTCACGGAGCGGTTGACGGATGTTCTTGTGGACGGAGGAGATGGAGATCTGTTGCTTCAGCAGAACGATCGCGAAGACCGGGCTCTGCGGTGGCTACAGGCTTTGGATATGCAAGTGATGGGGGCTTGTCGAGCCGATGAGAGGTTGAAGCCTTTGTTGAAGACGAACGCTTCGAATGGAGTCGCTGAGGATCGCCTGCTGGCTCATTTAAGTCAG AATTTCGAGCCAGCAGAGGTTGGTATGCTAGCGAGGTGCTTCTGTATACCTCTAGTTTCTCTTCGTGTGGGAAAGATCAGCAGGCAAGGAAATCAGTTGTGCCCAACTGGTACAAG GGGAAATCTGAATCTTACAGTTTTGCCTACATCTGATCTGCGTCTCTCATTCACTGGAGACAACAGTCTGACCGAGAGACTATTTACCATCAGTAAATCCCAGTGCGCTTCTGTAGAAGTGGACGAGATCCCAGCAGATAATTCTGGCCGATCATTCCATATCAAGATCCCAGATGGCCAGGTTTTCTTCTTTTGGTGCTCTGAGAAATCGAAGCTTTTGGGAGCTGAATTGCTTGCAAAG ATGAGGGATTTACTCATGAGGAAGCCTTCTATTGCTGAATTAACGGGAATTTGTGAGTCCCGCCTCAGCTGCTTTGCAACTCATCTTCGTGCCTATCTGGTGGCAACAGTGGGTAGTTCACGAGCAAGTTCTCCAGGATCTCCCATTCCTTCCTTGGGCACCACCACTGAACTGTTTGATACATCTCAGAATGGACTGTCCTCATCAATGTCGACAAAATCTTTGCGATCTCGGCACTCTGGAAGTCAAGCAGCAAAAGCAATTTCTTTTCATCAGGGTAGCCTGAGTCCAAGATCCAGTTCCTTTAAAGAGGGCCTGCCAAGAAACTTGTCTTCACTAAGGAGTGCTGCTAGGGAAAAGTTGCGACGGCGAGGGGACAGTCATGTTCCTGCAGTTGACAATCTGACCATTACTTCATCAACTGCATTTGAAGCATCCTCATCAAATAATTCTGCGAGTGACAAGCTCCCAGCAACCACCAGGAATATGCCGTACTCCCCATTGAGTTTTCTAGAGTCACTTGGGAAATTAGCGGCCGTACCAGCTCTTAGCCCCACAACTCAAATCTCTTGTGTTGGCTCGCCTCTCTTCTCCCCTTACTATTGTTGGTGCCCTCCCGGTTTGCCAACTCTGCAATTCTCAGCCGCACCTCAACAACTTCCTGTATCATCAAATGAATCACTGACATTTCCCTCACTTTCTTCCTTATTACCTGGTACGATGCCATCCAGTTTGTTGACTTCCACACCACCTTTGGGTCTTGACGAAGCTTCCACAGTGAATTTCCCAGCATTGCGGTCAGACCAATTGGTCCGGTTGCCAATTCAAACTTCTCAGCAGATTCCAACTTTCACACCTTTAATGTGTGACCCAATTGTTCACATTCCAGTTATTGATATTTGCTCTTCTGGTCAAGGCTACCTAGTTAGTGCCGGTCCTGCTATTTCAAATGTCATTCCTCCATTGCACCCAAAACTTGTGAACCCATTGATTCCTGGAACTGACACCATGGTAGAAAAGGGTGCGAGAGAGACTCTGCGTCTGCTTATTAGTGGATCATCCCAGATGACAAAACCACCGTTGATGGAGGTATTGCCTGCTGTTCTAACAAAAGCAGATCAGAATCAAGGCATACTACTTGCTGGTAGCCGAGGTCTATACTGTGGAACCACAGATGTCGGCGTCATTGCAAAGGGCATCGCTGCCATTAGTTTGGCTTCACTGTCTGGGAGATCTGGTGGTGGCAGCTATGAGAATACGGATATACAACAGGCGGGATCGAGTGGCTTGGGTGGATCTTTTCCAGATGACGAGGGAACCACTTCATGTTCAGATTGTAGGGAAGAAACTGATTGA